A genomic stretch from Nitrobacter winogradskyi Nb-255 includes:
- a CDS encoding caspase family protein, protein MRGTAMLKRLGLIAAMIGGAIVMALSSGAAWADKRIALVVGNSSYQTVPQLPNPARDAKAVGQMFEDAGFDSVEVLLDLGNLDFKRAIRKFETDADQADIAVIYYAGHGIEVNGNNFLIPVDARLSSDRDAEDEAIRLERMVLSADGAKKLRVIILDACRDNPFTVKMRRERRAALRAISSGLGKVEPTSTDTLIAYAAKAGSTADDGEGRHSPFTTALLKNLTVPGLDIRLAFGRVRDEVMKLTGARQEPFVYGSLGGGNISLVPPPVVEKEPEAADVKGDFELVAKINSPRAWEVFISTYKTGFYADLARAQLASLTSKTATDIVRDVGNVTVAALPQDTPAPVNEPSSRERLEFDRLKDSTDQAALKRFIKRYPDSPLALQVQHRLEVLQNAAAEREEKQRAEREAARLAAEQARIEAERRKAELAAARKREEDERRAKAEEAAQQARAAEAERKAAEAKRKAEEAQRKAEERAAAKTAAEAARQKAESERAARQAELERRKAEEERRKAELAKQKEEACKAEEARFKELIANGGEGKGLDNVKAFAREATCARLQPQVASTIKTFEDEIARRLVMTAQVELGRIGCFAGDADGQLGPATRTALNRYQAAKNPSGKAGSDKRRNNGDLPLTDDVVKELGQQSGRVCPLACKTGEALKDDTCVAVTKPQPPATVQHKRDEKATASKPARRPERTQTSRQREPAPRARQEASRPSSSYRAAPAMIGVGF, encoded by the coding sequence GCTGACAAGCGCATCGCGCTGGTGGTCGGCAATTCCAGCTATCAAACGGTGCCGCAGCTTCCAAACCCCGCACGCGACGCCAAGGCCGTCGGCCAGATGTTCGAGGACGCCGGTTTCGATTCGGTGGAGGTGCTGCTCGATCTCGGCAATCTCGATTTCAAGCGCGCCATCCGCAAGTTCGAAACCGACGCCGATCAGGCCGACATCGCGGTGATCTATTATGCCGGCCATGGCATCGAGGTGAACGGCAACAATTTCCTGATTCCGGTCGACGCACGGCTCTCCAGCGACCGCGACGCCGAGGACGAAGCGATCCGGCTGGAGCGCATGGTGCTGTCGGCCGACGGCGCGAAAAAATTGCGTGTCATTATCCTTGACGCCTGCCGTGACAATCCGTTCACGGTGAAGATGCGCCGCGAGCGTCGCGCCGCCCTGCGCGCGATTTCGTCCGGCCTCGGAAAGGTCGAGCCGACCTCGACTGATACCCTGATCGCCTACGCCGCGAAGGCAGGATCGACGGCCGATGACGGCGAGGGCAGGCACAGCCCGTTCACCACGGCGCTGCTCAAGAACCTTACCGTGCCCGGCCTCGATATCCGCCTTGCCTTCGGCCGGGTGCGCGACGAGGTGATGAAGCTGACGGGCGCCCGGCAGGAGCCGTTCGTTTATGGGTCGCTCGGCGGCGGCAACATCTCGCTGGTTCCGCCGCCGGTGGTCGAGAAGGAGCCGGAGGCTGCCGACGTCAAGGGTGACTTCGAACTGGTCGCCAAGATCAATTCGCCGCGCGCCTGGGAGGTGTTCATCAGCACCTACAAGACCGGCTTCTATGCCGATCTGGCGCGGGCGCAGCTTGCCAGCCTGACCAGCAAGACCGCAACCGATATCGTCCGTGATGTCGGCAACGTCACCGTGGCGGCGCTGCCGCAGGACACGCCCGCGCCGGTGAACGAGCCATCGTCCCGCGAGCGACTCGAGTTCGACCGGCTGAAGGATTCAACCGACCAGGCCGCGCTGAAGCGATTTATCAAGCGCTATCCGGATTCGCCGCTGGCGCTGCAGGTGCAGCATCGCCTGGAGGTGTTGCAAAACGCCGCGGCCGAGCGCGAGGAAAAGCAACGTGCGGAGCGCGAAGCCGCGCGGCTCGCCGCCGAGCAGGCGCGCATCGAAGCCGAGCGCAGGAAAGCGGAGCTGGCGGCCGCGAGGAAGCGCGAGGAAGACGAGCGCCGCGCCAAGGCCGAGGAAGCGGCGCAGCAGGCCCGCGCAGCCGAGGCCGAGCGCAAGGCGGCCGAGGCCAAACGCAAGGCCGAGGAGGCCCAGAGAAAAGCTGAAGAACGCGCAGCCGCCAAGACGGCGGCCGAAGCCGCGCGTCAGAAGGCCGAGAGCGAGCGCGCGGCGCGTCAGGCCGAGCTGGAACGACGGAAGGCGGAAGAAGAGCGCCGCAAGGCCGAGCTTGCGAAACAGAAGGAAGAGGCCTGCAAGGCCGAGGAAGCCCGATTCAAGGAACTCATCGCCAACGGCGGCGAGGGTAAAGGGCTCGACAACGTCAAGGCGTTCGCCCGGGAGGCAACCTGTGCCCGCCTGCAGCCACAGGTCGCGAGCACGATCAAGACGTTCGAGGACGAGATTGCCAGGCGCCTGGTCATGACAGCGCAGGTTGAACTCGGTCGCATCGGCTGCTTCGCCGGCGACGCCGACGGCCAACTCGGTCCCGCCACCAGGACGGCGCTCAACCGCTACCAGGCCGCCAAGAACCCCTCGGGCAAGGCCGGCTCGGATAAACGCCGCAACAACGGCGACCTCCCCCTCACCGATGACGTGGTGAAGGAGCTCGGCCAGCAGAGCGGCCGGGTCTGTCCGCTCGCATGCAAGACCGGCGAGGCGCTCAAGGACGATACATGCGTCGCCGTGACCAAGCCGCAGCCGCCGGCCACCGTGCAACACAAGCGCGACGAGAAGGCGACGGCGAGCAAGCCGGCCCGCCGTCCCGAGCGCACCCAGACCAGCCGTCAGCGCGAGCCCGCGCCCCGCGCCCGGCAGGAAGCATCGCGCCCATCTTCATCGTATCGCGCGGCCCCCGCCATGATCGGCGTTGGCTTCTGA
- a CDS encoding IS630 family transposase (programmed frameshift), whose translation MGRAYSNDLRERVVRAVVKGGLSRHQAAAQFGVGISTAINWVQRFHETGSVAPSQIGGYRPKKIAGPHREWLLQRCRKDFTVRGLVAELAERGLKVDYRTMWEFVHAVKLSYKKTLIAAEQDRPDVARRRAQWTKYRDRIDPTRLVFIDETWTKTNMAPLRGWAPRGQRIRAKVPHGRWQTMTFMAALRHDRITAPWFIEGPINGEAFLLYIEKVLVPTLRHGDIVIMDNLGSHKASAVRRVIRAAGARLFYLPKYSPDLNPIEQFFAKFKHWLRKAAQRTTEAVYNAIAPILETVAPAECANYFVNAGYNQI comes from the exons ATGGGACGAGCCTATTCGAACGACCTTCGTGAGCGGGTAGTGCGTGCTGTCGTTAAAGGCGGCCTGTCGCGGCATCAGGCTGCGGCCCAGTTTGGGGTGGGCATCAGCACGGCGATCAACTGGGTACAACGCTTCCACGAGACCGGCAGCGTCGCGCCAAGCCAGATCGGCGGCTATAGGCCAAAGAAGATTGCGGGGCCGCACCGCGAATGGCTGCTGCAACGGTGCCGAAAGGACTTTACCGTGCGCGGGCTGGTGGCCGAACTTGCCGAGCGTGGCCTTAAGGTCGATTACCGCACGATGTGGGAGTTCGTTCACGCTGTGAAGCTCAGTTAC AAAAAGACGCTGATTGCTGCAGAGCAGGATCGTCCCGATGTCGCCCGTCGGCGAGCGCAATGGACCAAGTATCGAGATCGGATTGATCCCACTCGGCTGGTGTTCATCGATGAGACCTGGACCAAAACCAATATGGCGCCGCTGCGGGGCTGGGCGCCGCGCGGTCAACGCATCAGAGCCAAGGTGCCGCATGGCCGCTGGCAGACCATGACCTTTATGGCCGCTCTGCGCCACGATCGCATCACCGCGCCGTGGTTCATCGAGGGGCCGATCAACGGCGAAGCCTTCCTTCTCTACATCGAGAAGGTTCTGGTCCCGACCCTGCGGCACGGCGACATCGTCATTATGGACAACCTCGGCTCGCACAAGGCCAGCGCCGTGCGTCGCGTCATCCGTGCCGCCGGTGCCCGGCTCTTCTACCTGCCGAAATACTCGCCTGATCTGAACCCGATCGAGCAGTTCTTTGCCAAGTTCAAACACTGGCTACGCAAAGCCGCGCAGCGGACCACCGAGGCCGTCTACAATGCTATCGCTCCGATCCTCGAAACCGTTGCACCGGCTGAATGCGCCAACTACTTCGTCAATGCAGGATACAACCAAATCTAA
- a CDS encoding relaxase/mobilization nuclease and DUF3363 domain-containing protein: protein MAARDDDRFRPKVAPPKARGSARAPKFTSRVLKAASKIGPTSTGTLRRQPSRGGARFGRGHVAAKFAGQSLRGNARRVVIKTRLVNLAKVGSHATIRHLRYIERDGVTKDGSKARTYGPGTDEADIAAFEERGREDRHQFRFIVSAEDAGDIGDLKTYTRDLMSRMEADLRTKLDWVAVDHWNTDNPHTHIVLRGRHPDGSDLVIARDYISNGMRNRARELATEWLGPRTEMEIRDGILREADQERWTGLDRMIQREAEDGVVNLLSEPAVAQARFRHTSMIGRLQKLTEMGLADETGHCVWTLHADAEATLRRMSKRGDIIRTMQRAMTGLKRDFVVLDGATAHTPVVGRIVDKGLADELYDRGYLIVDGVDGRAHYVPLAANADLESLPIGGIVETRAATERTADRTIAGLAANGIYRTDHHLAIERAKATPEHDPDSFVAAHVRRLEALRRVGIVERVEDGVWRVPADLAERGKAYDAKRLGGVDVELCSHLPIDRQTRAIGATWLDRQRFGDLSGLGQSGFGAEVRDAMRNREDYLVDQGFAERRGQRVIFARNLLATLRNREIEAAAKEIAGETGLPHHVVQDGERISGIYRRSVMLASGRFAMLDDGMGFSLVPWRPVLEKHLGQSVAGIARGNSVSWMFGRRRGMGV, encoded by the coding sequence ATGGCGGCGCGTGACGACGACCGCTTCCGGCCGAAGGTCGCGCCACCGAAAGCACGCGGCAGCGCGCGGGCGCCGAAATTCACCAGTCGCGTGCTCAAGGCCGCGTCGAAGATCGGACCGACCAGCACCGGAACGCTGCGCCGACAGCCCTCGCGCGGCGGCGCCCGGTTCGGCCGCGGCCATGTCGCGGCGAAGTTCGCCGGCCAGTCCCTGCGCGGCAACGCCCGGCGCGTCGTCATCAAGACCCGGCTGGTGAATCTGGCGAAGGTCGGCTCGCACGCAACCATCCGCCATCTGCGCTACATCGAGCGCGACGGCGTGACCAAGGACGGCAGCAAGGCGCGCACCTACGGCCCCGGCACGGACGAGGCCGATATCGCCGCCTTCGAGGAGCGCGGCCGAGAGGATCGGCACCAGTTCCGCTTCATCGTCTCGGCCGAAGACGCCGGCGACATCGGCGACCTCAAGACCTATACACGCGATCTCATGAGCCGCATGGAAGCCGATCTCCGCACCAAGCTCGATTGGGTCGCGGTCGATCACTGGAACACCGACAATCCGCACACGCATATCGTCCTGCGCGGGCGCCATCCGGACGGATCGGATCTGGTCATCGCCCGCGACTATATCTCCAACGGCATGCGCAATCGCGCCCGCGAACTTGCGACCGAATGGCTCGGTCCTCGCACCGAGATGGAAATCCGCGATGGTATCTTGCGCGAGGCCGATCAGGAGCGCTGGACCGGCCTCGACCGGATGATTCAGCGCGAGGCGGAAGACGGTGTCGTGAATCTTCTGTCCGAGCCGGCGGTTGCCCAGGCGCGCTTTCGCCACACGAGCATGATCGGCCGGTTGCAAAAGCTCACCGAAATGGGACTTGCCGACGAGACCGGCCATTGCGTCTGGACGCTTCATGCCGACGCCGAGGCCACCTTGCGCCGGATGAGCAAACGCGGCGACATCATCCGCACCATGCAGCGCGCCATGACCGGCCTGAAACGCGACTTCGTCGTCCTCGACGGCGCGACCGCGCACACCCCAGTCGTCGGCCGCATCGTCGACAAGGGATTGGCCGATGAACTGTACGATCGCGGCTATCTGATCGTCGACGGTGTCGACGGCCGCGCCCATTACGTGCCGCTCGCTGCCAACGCCGACCTGGAATCGCTGCCGATCGGCGGCATCGTCGAGACCCGCGCCGCAACCGAACGAACGGCGGACCGGACCATCGCCGGCCTTGCCGCGAACGGCATCTATCGCACCGATCATCACCTTGCGATCGAGCGCGCGAAGGCAACGCCGGAACACGATCCGGACAGCTTCGTCGCTGCCCATGTCCGCCGCCTCGAAGCCTTGCGCCGCGTCGGCATCGTCGAGCGCGTCGAGGACGGCGTGTGGCGTGTGCCCGCCGATCTGGCGGAGCGCGGCAAAGCCTACGATGCGAAGCGGCTCGGCGGCGTCGATGTCGAGCTGTGCTCACACCTGCCGATCGACCGGCAGACCCGCGCCATCGGCGCCACCTGGCTCGATCGCCAACGCTTTGGCGATCTGTCGGGACTTGGCCAATCCGGCTTCGGCGCCGAGGTCCGCGACGCCATGCGCAACCGCGAGGATTATCTTGTCGATCAGGGCTTCGCCGAGCGACGCGGCCAGCGTGTCATCTTCGCCCGCAACCTGCTCGCCACGCTGCGCAACCGCGAGATCGAGGCGGCCGCGAAGGAGATAGCCGGCGAGACCGGCTTGCCGCATCACGTCGTTCAGGACGGTGAGCGGATCAGTGGCATCTACCGCCGCTCTGTCATGCTCGCCAGCGGCCGCTTCGCCATGCTCGATGACGGCATGGGTTTCAGCCTCGTGCCTTGGCGGCCGGTGCTAGAAAAGCATCTCGGCCAGTCCGTCGCCGGCATCGCCCGCGGCAACAGCGTGTCGTGGATGTTCGGGCGACGGCGGGGGATGGGTGTCTGA
- a CDS encoding glycosyltransferase — translation MRFSIHTLGTRGDTQPYLALSRGLRAHGHGVLIVAPAQFADMAAAEGVAFAPLPAEFLAVLDSPEAKQVIGSAGTGFGAGFKLLKFYREISRRLLDAEWKAARDFAPDAILFHPKALGAPHIAAKLGVPLFLASPLPGFTPTSAFPTPVLPFPSLGPLNRASHALMIHGGSLLFGKTIRAWRVDALGLSARGKAAPLAGTLYGYSPYVLPKPHDWDADVAVTGYWFLDTPNWSPDGELAAFLAAGEPPIYVGFGSMPGVDPQRMASVVVAGLKRADKRGVLATAGGALGQIEPSQHIHVIVGAPHDRLFPLMHATLHHGGAGTTGAALRAGKPMAICPFFGDQPFWARRVVALGVGPKPLDKKAMTADDLAAAFLAMDNHDMRARAADLGVAIRAENGVDAAVRFIVEGACCGL, via the coding sequence ATGCGCTTTTCCATCCATACGCTCGGCACACGCGGCGACACGCAGCCCTATCTCGCGTTGTCGCGCGGGCTCAGAGCGCACGGGCACGGGGTGTTGATTGTCGCACCCGCCCAGTTCGCCGACATGGCAGCGGCCGAGGGCGTTGCTTTCGCGCCGCTGCCGGCTGAGTTCCTTGCAGTGCTCGACTCGCCCGAAGCGAAGCAGGTGATCGGCAGCGCCGGCACTGGTTTCGGTGCAGGGTTCAAGCTCCTGAAATTCTATCGCGAGATCAGCCGGCGGCTGCTCGATGCCGAATGGAAAGCGGCCCGCGATTTCGCACCCGACGCTATCCTGTTTCATCCCAAGGCGCTCGGCGCCCCGCACATCGCAGCGAAGCTCGGCGTTCCACTTTTCCTCGCGTCGCCGCTGCCAGGCTTCACGCCGACATCGGCCTTTCCGACGCCAGTGCTACCCTTTCCCTCGCTCGGCCCGCTCAACCGGGCGAGCCATGCGCTGATGATCCACGGCGGCAGTTTGCTGTTCGGCAAAACGATCCGCGCATGGCGGGTGGATGCCCTCGGATTGTCGGCTCGCGGGAAAGCCGCACCTCTTGCCGGCACGCTTTACGGCTATAGCCCATATGTGTTGCCGAAGCCACACGACTGGGACGCAGATGTAGCGGTGACCGGCTACTGGTTCCTCGATACGCCGAACTGGAGCCCCGACGGCGAGCTTGCCGCTTTCCTTGCAGCGGGTGAGCCGCCGATCTATGTCGGTTTTGGCAGCATGCCGGGCGTTGATCCACAACGAATGGCGAGCGTCGTGGTCGCCGGCCTGAAGCGAGCAGACAAGCGGGGCGTGCTCGCCACCGCGGGCGGCGCGCTCGGGCAGATCGAGCCGAGCCAACATATCCACGTCATCGTAGGCGCGCCGCATGACCGGCTCTTTCCGCTCATGCACGCCACGCTGCATCACGGTGGCGCCGGGACCACGGGGGCTGCATTGCGTGCCGGTAAGCCGATGGCAATCTGCCCCTTCTTCGGCGACCAGCCGTTCTGGGCCCGCCGCGTCGTCGCTCTTGGGGTAGGACCGAAGCCGTTGGACAAGAAAGCGATGACAGCCGACGACCTCGCTGCCGCCTTCCTGGCGATGGACAATCACGACATGCGCGCCCGCGCTGCCGATCTCGGTGTCGCCATCCGAGCCGAGAACGGCGTCGATGCCGCCGTCCGTTTCATTGTTGAAGGGGCCTGCTGCGGCCTTTAG